One window of the Lactobacillus sp. PV034 genome contains the following:
- a CDS encoding S1 RNA-binding domain-containing protein — MNLQIGQIVKGVINGVQQYGIFVRLDKKNEGLLHISEINKTNPSIKYKVGKEIKVMILDIDPFSNKISLSQRGLLTTAINIRRKKRHFWTSRSVRTGFEPLKQALPEEIKAGLKKYKKYLA; from the coding sequence ATGAACCTTCAAATCGGACAAATAGTAAAAGGTGTGATTAATGGAGTTCAGCAGTATGGTATTTTTGTACGATTAGATAAAAAGAATGAAGGATTATTACACATATCAGAAATAAATAAAACTAATCCATCAATCAAGTATAAAGTTGGCAAAGAAATAAAAGTAATGATTTTAGATATTGATCCCTTTTCAAATAAGATAAGTTTATCGCAACGAGGTTTATTAACAACTGCGATAAATATCAGAAGAAAAAAGAGACATTTTTGGACTTCAAGAAGTGTAAGAACGGGATTTGAACCGTTAAAGCAAGCCCTACCAGAAGAAATAAAAGCAGGCTTAAAAAAATACAAAAAATATCTTGCATAA